A single Lactuca sativa cultivar Salinas chromosome 8, Lsat_Salinas_v11, whole genome shotgun sequence DNA region contains:
- the LOC111903722 gene encoding histone H2A.1, which produces MESGKTTKGAGGRKGAGERKKLVTKSVKAGLQFPVGRISRFLKKGRYAQRTGSGAPIYLAAILEYLTAEVLELAGNAARDNKKKRINPRHVLLAVRNDEELGKLLAGVTIANGGVLPNINPVLLPKKSAVDTEKTPKSPKSTKAFKSHKKA; this is translated from the exons ATGGAGTCCGGGAAAACAACTAAGGGTGCCGGAGGAAGGAAAGGCGCCGGAGAACGTAAGAAATTGGTGACCAAGTCGGTTAAGGCCGGACTTCAATTTCCGGTGGGTAGAATCTCCAGGTTTTTGAAAAAAGGCCGATACGCTCAACGAACTGGCTCCGGTGCACCGATCTATCTCGCTGCCATTCTTGAATACCTCACTGCTGAG GTTTTGGAGTTGGCTGGAAATGCAGCAAGAGATAACAAGAAGAAGAGAATTAATCCTAGACATGTTCTATTGGCTGTGAGGAACGATGAAGAACTGGGAAAATTGCTTGCTGGTGTTACCATCGCGAATGGAGGTGTTCTACCAAACATCAATCCAGTTTTGTTGCCTAAGAAATCTGCAGTTGACACCGAGAAGACTCCTAAATCTCCCAAATCGACTAAAGCTTTCAAATCACACAAAAAGGCATAG